In Hirundo rustica isolate bHirRus1 chromosome 33 unlocalized genomic scaffold, bHirRus1.pri.v3 SUPER_33_unloc_1, whole genome shotgun sequence, the following proteins share a genomic window:
- the LOC131378780 gene encoding putative olfactory receptor 10D4, whose translation MGIDLVSIPNCDGQKLSNSLKLESVCLLRPGSTRDISLIRTAKFTVHDAQSEEMSNSSSISHFLLLPLADTRQLQLLHFCLFLGISLAALLANGLIISTVACGHLLHTPMFFFLLNLALTDLGSICTTVPKAMHNSLWDTTTISYEGCAAQLFLIVFFISAGYFLLTVMCYDHYVSICKPLPTGPSWAAELVPTWQQLPGPVPFSMLCCTQPIHFPCPCARAMLWASSSVKSHTSSSSPAPNPTSGTWASCCWCLFNFWPFCFLLCADLQGRAEDPLSRDGIKPFPPASLTWLWSPCLSELQPLPT comes from the exons atgggtattgatctagtatcgatacccaactgtgacggacaaaaactctctaacagtttaaagttagaaagtgtatgtttattacggccgggcagcacgcgggatatttccctaattcgcactgcgaaattcacag TCCACGATGCACAGAGTGAagaaatgtccaacagcagctccatcagccacttcctcctgctgccattggcagacacacggcagctgcagctcctgcacttctgcctcttcctgggcatctccctggctgccctcctggccaacggcctcatcatcagcaCCGTAGCCTGtggccacctcctgcacacgcccatgttcttcttcctgctcaacctggccctcaccgacctgggctccatctgcaccactgtccccaaagccatgcacaattccctctgggacaccacGACCATCTCCTATGAaggatgtgctgcacagctATTTCtgattgtatttttcatttcagcaggGTATTTTCTTCTCACTGTGATGTGCTATGACCACtacgtgtccatctgcaaacccctgcctacgggaccctcctgggcagcagagcttgtgcccacatggcagcagctgcctgggccagtgcctttctcaatgctctgctgcacacagccaatacattttccctgcccttGTGCCAGGGCAATGCTctgggccagttcttctgtgaaatcccacacatcctcaagctctcctgctccaaatCCTACCTCAGGAACTTGGGCTTCTTGCTGTTGGTGCCTGTTTAACTTTTGgccattttgttttctcctatgtgcagatcttcagggccgtgctgaggatcccctgagcagggacggcataaagccttttccacctgcctccctcacctggctgtggtcTCCCTGTTTATCAGAACTGCAGCCTTTACCTACCTGA
- the LOC120747592 gene encoding olfactory receptor 6M1-like — MAPENETAVTEFILEGFPELDPRLQLFFSWVLLLMYLTTVMGNATIIFLVCVDHHLQTPMYFFICNLAFLEIWFTSSTSIKLFVMLSSGQNTLSRSSCFAQNYFYFALGCTEFVLLVVMSFDRYVAICHPLLYAVIMKPQLCVHLGVAAWVLGFALLSYRLLFLSELSFCGSKIPHFLCDNSPLFKLSCSDTSLLWKIDSVLLSCVVLGSLCLTLAFYICILFCVLHLPAASGRKKALTTCSSHLITLSIAYGSCIALYTHPAEDVSLRTNRIVALLNTVLYPFLNPFIYSLRNKSVILALNKSIARARTKLFP; from the coding sequence ATGGCaccagaaaatgaaacagcagtTACTGAGTTCATCCTAGAGGGTTTCCCAGAGCTTGATCCAAGATTGCAGCTGTTTTTCTCTTGGGTGCTTCTGCTCATGTACTTGACAACAGTGATGGGGAATGCAACCATCATTTTCCTTGTGTGTGTGGATCACCACCTGCAAACCCCCATGTACTTTTTCATCTGCAACCTGGCCTTCCTGGAAATCTGGTTTACATCCTCCACAAGCATCAAATTGTTTGTCATGCTGAGTTCTGGTCAGAACACTCTCTCACGAAGCAGCTGCTTTGCCCAAAACTATTTCTATTTTGCCCTGGGCTGCACAGAGTTTGTCCTGCTGGTTGTCATGTCCTTTGACCGCTATGTTGCCATCTGCCACCCTTTGCTCTATGCTGTCATCATGAAGCCTCAGCTCTGTGTCCACCTGGGTGTTGCTGCTTGGGTCCTTGGCTTTGCCCTGCTCAGCTACcggctgcttttcctctctgagcTGTCTTTCTGTGGCTCCAAGATCCCCCATTTCCTTTGTGACAACTCCCCCTTGTTCAAACTGTCCTGCTCTGACACCAGCCTGCTTTGGAAAATAGACTCGGTCCTCTTATCATGTGTTGTGCTGGGTTCTTTATGTTTGACTCTGGCATTTTACATCTGCATCCTGTTCTGTGTTCTGCatcttccagcagcctctgggaggAAGAAAGCTTTGACTACATGTTCTTCCCATCTCATCACCTTATCCATTGCCTATGGGAGCTGCATTGCTCTCTACACACATCCTGCAGAAGATGTTTCCTTGAGGACCAACAGAATTGTAGCTCTGCTGAACACAGTTCTGTACCCATTCTTAAATCCATTCATCTACAGCCTTCGGAACAAATCTGTGATCCTGGCCCTGAACAAATCCATTGCCAGGGCaagaacaaagcttttcccCTAA